In Marasmius oreades isolate 03SP1 chromosome 3, whole genome shotgun sequence, a single window of DNA contains:
- a CDS encoding uncharacterized protein (MEROPS:MER0033235) — protein sequence MHFRWITLVVWKTYEHLCFFGRRYKEAKSQLENLQPANNPQMPSIAVLGLLALCSTVSAQPVQDSHVPVIDLGYAKYQGAFNGSTNVTSFLGMRFAAAPIGELRWRAPQPPRNEYNKGIQKAISQPPQCAQAMQGAASRNPFRLNTTSSGGGVVKRQAGGPAPTDTPISEDCLFINVQYPGTTIPKEKLPVLVYIHGGGYILGGANLYDGSYLVEQSNQGAVIVVMQYRLGLFGFLAGDEVKKDGALNAGLLDQDYALRWVRNHISQFGGDPERVTLWGKSAGGGSVLQQVIAHDGNTKPQLFRAAITSSPYLPAQYKYNAQIPKELYKQVVDAVNCGNARDTLACLRRADTKPLQDINTKINEAGFFGTFTFVPVVDGKFIVQQPIEAMKQGKVNGERLYAVSNLNEGDMYVDNTTTPLSAGEFAAQLFPFLDDNTMAEIDHIYNPLGDPLQQNSLILGEATFICPNYHLMGAFKTPSYKAEFAVVPAGHLNDIPFCFPSAEILTPVNFNDTSFIDAFAQSFVSFACHLDPNVNMTESIITPQWDAYLPGNVEMVFNKTLDSKPDIHPGASDSGLLERCNFWKSINSITNQ from the exons ATGCATTTCCGCTGGATCACTCTCGTTGTATGGAAAACTTACGAGCATCTGTGTTTCTTTGGGAGGAGATATAAGGAGGCCAAATCCCAGCTGGAAAATCTCCAACCGGCCAACAACCCCCAAATGCCTTCTATCGCAGTCCTAGGTCTATTGGCGCTATGCAGTACAGTTTCAGCACAACCCGTGCAAGATTCTCATGTACCGGTTATCGACCTAGGCTATGCGAAATATCAGGGTGCCTTCAACGGCAGTACGAACGTGACGAGCTTTCTCGGGATGCGATTTGCTGCTGCTCCAATCG GTGAACTCCGTTGGCGAGCACCTCAGCCACCCCGTAATGAGTACAACAAGGGTATTCAGAAGGCTATCAGTCAGCCACCACAATGCGCACAAGCCATGCAAGGCGCTGCCAGTAGGAATCCATTCCGGTTGAACACCACCAGTAGTGGTGGAGGTGTGGTTAAACGCCAGGCTGGGGGTCCGGCGCCTACTGACACACCTATCAGCGAGGATTGCTTGTTCATCAA TGTTCAATATCCCGGTACCACTATTCCCAAGGAAAAATTACCTGTTCTTGTCTACATTCACGGCGGAGG ATACATTCTCGGAGGTGCCAACCTGTACGATGGTTCTTACCTCGTTGAACAATCCAACCAAGGCGCTGTCATCGTAGTCATGCAATACCGACTCGGTCTCTTCG GTTTCCTCGCCGGCGATGAGGTCAAAAAGGATGGAGCACTTAACGCTGGTCTTC TCGACCAAGATTATGCACTTCGTTGGGTTAGGAACCACATCTCCCAATTCGGAGGCGACCCGGAACGAGTTACACTGTGGGGTAAATCTGCGG GTGGCGGGTCTGTTCTTCAACAAGTCATTGCTCACGACGGTAACACCAAACCCCAATTATTCCGGGCCGCGATCACCAGCTCGCCCTACTTGCCTGCGCAATACAAGTACAACGCCCAAATTCCCAAG GAACTTTACAAGCAAGTTGTTGATGCCGTTAA CTGTGGAAATGCACGCGACACTCTCGCATGTCTCCGAAGAGCAGACACTAAACCCCTCCAAGACATTAACACAAAAATCAATGAGGCTGGGTTTTTCGGAACTTTCACGTTCGTTCCCGTCGTCGATGGAAAATTCATTGTCCAGCAACCTATCGAGGCTATGAAACAAGGCAAAGTCAACGGG GAACGCCTATACGCCGTGTCCAACCTTAACGAAGGAGACATGTATGTGGACAACACTACCACACCGTTGAGTGCGGGCGAGTTTGCTGCTCAGCTATTCCCCTTCCTTGACGACAACACAATGGCCGAAATTGACCACATCTACAACCCTCTGGGTGATCCTCTCCAACAAAACAGCCTTATCCTCGGAGAGG ccaccttcatctgcccCAACTACCACCTAATGGGCGCTTTCAAAACCCCCTCTTACAAG GCTGAATTTGCTGTCGTTCCCGCTGGTCACCTGAACGACATTCCCTTCTGTTTCCCTAG TGCCGAGATTCTTACGCCTGTCAACTTTAACGATACCTCCTTCATTGACGCCTTCGCCCAGTCATTTGTATCATTTGCTTGCCATCTCGACCCCAACGTTAACATGACTGAATCCATTATCACACCTCAATGGGATGCTTATCTTCCCGGTAACGTCGAGATGGTCTTCAACAAGACCCTTGATAGCAAGCCTGACATTCACCCTGGAGCGAGTGATTCAGGTCTTTTGGAGCGCTGCAA CTTTTGGAAGTCAATCAATTCAATTACCAACCAATAG
- a CDS encoding uncharacterized protein (CAZy:CE10; MEROPS:MER0034741): MRFAAAPIGELRWRAPQPPQDENDKGVQKAMAQPPQCPQALQGAADRNPFLANGTGGHGLHKRQSAGVAPTDTPINEDCLFINVQYPGNTVPSTKLPVLVYIHGGGYILGGANLYDGTFLIEESNQGAILVVMQYRLGLFGFLAGNEVEKNGDLNVGLLDQSFALRWVRAHISKFGGDPEQVTLWGKSAGGGSVLQQVIAENGKTSPQLFRAAIASSPYLPAQYKYDDKIPMTLYKQVVDGVNCTSAHDTLTCLRQTDTKALQTINSNINEAGFYGSFTFVPVVDGKFITRRPTKSMRRGKVNGQTLYVVSNSHEGDMYVNNATTPLSAGSFASQLFPTLKSKQMAEIDSMYKDLGSPLDQENLLVGESLFICPSYFLLEAFKGASYKAEFAVPPAGHLNDIPYGFPSSSEALTPVNFDNPAFIDSFAQSFVSVACYLDPNVKMSSTSITPPWSAYHPNNIEMVFNKTADNQPDIHPASSDIGLLERCKYWQSIGQITGQ; this comes from the exons ATGCGCTTCGCTGCTGCTCCAATCG GCGAACTTCGTTGGCGGGCTCCTCAGCCCCCTCAAGATGAGAATGACAAGGGTGTTCAAAAGGCGATGGCTCAACCCCCACAATGCCCTCAAGCCTTGCAAGGTGCTGCCGATAGGAATCCATTCCTTGCAAACGGTACTGGTGGTCATGGTTTGCATAAACGTCAATCCGCAGGTGTTGCTCCCACAGACACTCCCATAAACGAAGACTGTTTGTTCATCAA CGTTCAATATCCTGGAAACACGGTACCCTCTACAAAGCTCCCTGTCCTTGTCTATATTCATGGTGGAGG ATATATCCTTGGGGGAGCGAATCTGTATGACGGGACTTTCCTTATCGAGGAATCAAATCAGGGAGCTATCCTAGTAGTCATGCAATATAGACTTGGCCTGTTCG GGTTCCTTGCTGGCAATGAGGTTGAGAAGAACGGAGATCTCAATGTTGGATTAC TTGATCAATCCTTCGCACTTCGTTGGGTTAGGGCACATATCTCGAAGTTCGGAGGAGACCCCGAACAAGTTACACTTTGGGGAAAATCTGCTG GTGGCGGATCTGTATTGCAACAGGTCATTGCTGAGAATGGTAAAACCAGCCCACAGTTGTTCCGAGCAGCAATCGCCAGCTCGCCTTACTTACCTGCGCAATACAAGTACGACGACAAGATTCCCATG ACGCTGTACAAGCAAGTTGTTGATGGAGTCAA TTGTACATCCGCCCACGACACTCTTACGTGTCTCCGTCAAACGGACACCAAAGCCCTCCAGACAATCAACAGTAACATCAACGAGGCTGGATTCTATGGAAGCTTTACTTTTGTCCCCGTTGTTGATGGAAAATTCATCACCCGGCGACCTACTAAGTCCATGAGGCGAGGCAAAGTCAATGGA CAAACCCTCTATGTCGTCTCCAACTCGCACGAAGGAGACATGTATGTGAATAACGCCACCACCCCGTTGAGTGCGGGCAGCTTCGCCTCTCAACTTTTCCCAACCTTGAAGTCGAAACAGATGGCGGAGATTGACAGCATGTACAAGGACTTGGGGTCTCCCCTAGACCAAGAGAACCTCCTCGTCGGAGAGT CGCTCTTCATCTGTCCCAGCTACTTCCTCCTAGAGGCTTTCAAGGGTGCCTCCTACAAG GCTGAATTCGCCGTCCCGCCAGCTGGCCATTTGAATGATAttccatatggtttcccaaG TTCCTCTGAGGCCCTCACGCCTGTTAACTTTGACAACCCCGCCTTCATCGACTCGTTCGCACAATCATTTGTTTCGGTTGCATGTTACCTCGACCCTAACGTCAAGATGTCTTCAACGTCTATCACCCCACCATGGAGCGCCTATCATCCTAATAATATTGAGATGGTCTTCAACAAGACCGCTGATAACCAACCCGATATCCACCCTGCGTCGAGTGACATAGGGCTTTTGGAGCGCTGCAA GTACTGGCAGTCAATTGGTCAAATTACTGGTCAATAA